In Colwellia sp. M166, a genomic segment contains:
- a CDS encoding arylesterase, with amino-acid sequence MKNYPLLILFISLFFVTTANVAAQDKQTNTLDNDISINPVRKILLLGDSISASYGMKPKQGWVHLLNQKLIEQQQPYTIINASVSGETTSGGLSRLSGILASENVDHLLIELGGNDGLRGYSPKLIKNNLLQMVQLAQSKNINVSMIKIKITPNYGPRYNKMFEQIFEDVAKSSNINLLPFFMETVVMDKSLMQADGIHPNAQAQPIIADYVEQQLKTIMTTES; translated from the coding sequence ATGAAAAATTATCCACTTTTAATATTATTTATTAGCTTATTTTTTGTCACTACAGCTAACGTAGCCGCACAAGATAAACAGACCAATACGCTTGATAACGACATTAGTATCAACCCAGTCCGCAAAATTTTGCTCTTAGGTGATAGTATCAGTGCAAGTTATGGGATGAAACCCAAACAAGGTTGGGTTCATTTACTCAATCAAAAGCTTATTGAGCAACAGCAACCATACACAATAATAAATGCCAGTGTTAGTGGCGAAACGACGAGTGGCGGGTTATCTCGGTTGTCAGGCATTTTGGCGAGTGAAAATGTTGATCACTTGCTGATCGAACTCGGTGGAAATGACGGTTTACGTGGCTACTCTCCAAAGCTGATCAAAAATAATTTGTTACAAATGGTTCAGTTAGCACAGAGTAAAAACATAAACGTTTCAATGATTAAAATCAAAATAACACCAAATTATGGTCCAAGATACAATAAAATGTTTGAACAAATATTCGAAGATGTAGCAAAATCCAGCAATATCAATTTATTACCCTTTTTTATGGAAACTGTTGTGATGGATAAAAGCCTTATGCAAGCAGACGGAATTCACCCAAATGCACAAGCACAACCAATAATAGCTGATTATGTTGAGCAGCAATTAAAAACAATAATGACAACGGAGTCTTAA
- a CDS encoding ABC transporter ATP-binding protein, whose protein sequence is MHVNSESILSVNNLTKSVQVEDKTLALLQPLNLTVAAGESLAIVGSSGSGKTTLLSILAGLDLPSSGQVYLKNKPLHQFNEEQRSQVRAQHVGFIFQQFLLINSLTALENVMLPAELANLPDAQARGEALLSQVGLADRLDHYPSQLSGGEQQRVAIARAFISKPDILFADEPTGNLDSKTGQHITDLIFDLNAKEGTTLVLVTHDAKLAARCQRQVEMDSGVLTEKLELATTEHGDEVEMSVPQVG, encoded by the coding sequence ATGCATGTAAATTCCGAGAGTATTTTAAGCGTAAATAACCTAACAAAATCAGTGCAAGTTGAAGATAAAACACTCGCTTTGCTTCAACCACTTAATTTAACGGTAGCTGCGGGTGAATCACTTGCTATTGTTGGTTCGTCTGGCTCAGGTAAAACGACGTTGTTATCTATTTTAGCCGGCTTGGATTTACCAAGCTCAGGGCAAGTGTATCTTAAAAACAAGCCATTACACCAGTTTAATGAAGAGCAACGTAGTCAAGTTCGGGCACAGCATGTCGGTTTTATTTTCCAACAATTTTTATTAATTAACAGTTTAACTGCACTTGAAAATGTCATGTTGCCTGCAGAACTCGCAAACTTACCTGATGCGCAAGCACGAGGAGAAGCTTTACTTAGCCAAGTGGGTTTAGCTGATAGACTTGATCATTATCCCTCTCAACTGTCTGGTGGTGAGCAGCAACGTGTGGCAATAGCACGGGCATTTATTTCTAAACCCGATATTTTATTTGCAGATGAACCGACAGGAAACCTAGATAGTAAGACCGGGCAGCATATTACCGATTTAATTTTTGATTTAAATGCTAAAGAGGGCACAACCTTAGTGCTGGTAACTCATGATGCTAAGTTGGCTGCTAGGTGTCAGCGACAAGTTGAAATGGACAGTGGCGTGCTAACAGAGAAACTCGAATTGGCCACAACTGAGCATGGTGATGAAGTTGAAATGTCAGTGCCACAAGTAGGATAA